From Magnetococcus sp. PR-3, the proteins below share one genomic window:
- a CDS encoding polysaccharide biosynthesis tyrosine autokinase translates to MKDREQSSTLRPDMPLLGSAVNPPPMPMERGDEDNNMLNVGKLLSISLRRKWQIIFVTIVVALPMIMNVYSEAPRYRATATLLLEKNSTKLISIEDLYGVDSSGRDYFATQLQLIKSRKLAREVVKRERLDMTPEFNARLRVEEKESILTKWIPKTWRTYLPMKLESKPDGPVERAMRHEPLDENGLNQIASAVKGGIQTSMVGRSQLINISFASTNPQLAARIANSVARSYIDQQLESRLLITQHAANWLTKRLEGLREQLETSEKELQLYQEVTGLVGSEDQQQRYSLQQIESVQTEQMQISSRKREAKANLAEMQASIRRYKGQLHQVSMPGSDLYKELKREQSLVERSMVELSERYGSKHPRMIRTRKELAQIHKKVAEEVRGAIGVLEQQYRTLEREDRSLVERLEGMKKGMRSNKKKAFQLNKLEREVAANRQLYDLFLRRFKETDVSEGMQTANARIVEEAQVPGRSFLPSKKFKILKALLIGGLLGLMLAFGLEFMDHTYKTPDQLEADSKVRVFALLPLLKLRNKKEQPEEMLIRHPKSNYSEAIRSLRTSVLFSDIDNSHQIITVTSSIPEEGKTTVAINMAQAFSQAGDRTLLIEADLRRPRLRKVFGISETQGVTAFLNELVEQTAHGIQEDRRGQVQDLEPKPQASTKQPNVQGEGKIEPLMDWDDGVEKKVQLDSLPPSFSTPRKALEVSENRRDQKESGSLNEQSIYSLLAQIVESESGLHVMTSGPTPAFPSEILSSERWKEMLTELSRRYDRIIIDAPPSLIVTDAQILGKQSDAVVFVVKASRANKGTVLNAIKRLQHSQINVVGCVFNSVDMKRLSYYGSSYRYGYGYGYGYGYGYGYGTRNSYTAYGYGDDKGR, encoded by the coding sequence ATGAAAGACAGAGAACAATCCTCCACGTTACGTCCAGATATGCCCCTATTAGGTAGTGCGGTTAATCCCCCGCCCATGCCGATGGAACGTGGAGACGAAGATAACAATATGCTCAATGTGGGTAAGTTGTTATCGATCTCGTTGCGCAGAAAGTGGCAGATCATCTTTGTGACCATTGTGGTGGCGCTACCGATGATCATGAATGTCTACTCTGAAGCGCCTAGGTATCGAGCAACGGCCACATTGCTGTTAGAAAAGAACAGTACCAAGCTGATTTCTATTGAAGACCTGTACGGTGTTGACAGCTCGGGTCGAGACTATTTTGCGACCCAGTTACAGTTGATCAAAAGCCGTAAACTGGCCCGTGAAGTGGTAAAACGGGAACGTTTGGATATGACGCCGGAGTTTAACGCGCGTCTGCGTGTCGAGGAAAAAGAGTCCATTTTAACCAAGTGGATCCCCAAAACTTGGCGTACCTACCTGCCGATGAAGCTGGAGTCCAAACCTGACGGGCCCGTTGAGCGAGCGATGCGCCATGAGCCGCTTGATGAAAATGGACTGAACCAGATTGCGTCTGCTGTCAAAGGGGGTATCCAAACCTCCATGGTGGGGCGTAGTCAGCTTATCAATATTTCCTTTGCCTCAACCAACCCTCAACTGGCGGCACGCATCGCCAACAGTGTGGCACGCTCATATATTGATCAACAGTTGGAGTCTCGGCTGCTGATCACCCAGCATGCGGCCAATTGGTTGACCAAGCGTTTGGAAGGGTTGAGAGAACAGTTAGAAACTTCAGAAAAAGAGCTGCAGCTCTATCAAGAAGTAACTGGCCTGGTGGGGTCTGAGGACCAACAACAGCGTTACTCTTTGCAACAGATTGAGTCTGTGCAAACGGAGCAGATGCAGATTAGTAGTCGTAAACGTGAAGCTAAGGCCAATTTGGCTGAAATGCAGGCTTCCATCCGTCGGTATAAAGGTCAACTACACCAAGTAAGTATGCCTGGCTCAGATCTGTATAAAGAGTTGAAAAGAGAACAGAGCCTGGTTGAACGGAGTATGGTGGAGTTATCAGAGCGCTACGGTTCTAAACACCCACGTATGATCCGTACACGCAAAGAGTTGGCTCAAATTCATAAAAAAGTGGCCGAAGAGGTGCGCGGGGCGATTGGGGTCTTAGAGCAACAATACCGTACGTTGGAACGGGAGGACCGATCCTTAGTTGAGAGGCTGGAGGGCATGAAAAAAGGGATGCGCTCCAATAAGAAAAAAGCATTTCAGCTCAATAAACTGGAACGGGAAGTCGCCGCAAACCGACAGCTCTATGATCTTTTTCTCCGTCGATTTAAAGAGACCGACGTGAGTGAGGGCATGCAGACAGCCAATGCCCGTATTGTTGAAGAGGCGCAAGTTCCAGGTAGAAGCTTCTTACCCTCTAAAAAATTCAAAATTCTTAAGGCATTGCTCATTGGTGGCCTGCTGGGGTTGATGTTGGCCTTTGGTCTGGAGTTTATGGACCATACCTATAAAACCCCGGATCAGTTGGAGGCAGACAGTAAGGTTAGAGTGTTTGCCCTATTACCCTTGCTCAAATTAAGAAATAAAAAAGAACAACCGGAAGAGATGCTTATCCGGCATCCCAAATCAAACTACTCTGAAGCGATCCGAAGTTTACGAACATCGGTGCTTTTTTCGGATATTGATAACTCCCATCAGATCATCACAGTGACCTCTTCCATTCCAGAAGAGGGTAAGACCACGGTTGCCATTAATATGGCTCAGGCTTTTAGCCAAGCTGGCGATCGTACCCTGTTGATCGAGGCAGACTTGCGTCGTCCGCGCTTGCGTAAAGTGTTTGGGATTAGTGAAACCCAAGGGGTTACCGCCTTTTTGAATGAGTTGGTGGAGCAGACGGCACACGGTATTCAGGAAGATCGTAGAGGGCAGGTACAGGATCTAGAGCCCAAACCACAGGCTAGCACCAAACAGCCCAATGTTCAGGGTGAAGGTAAAATTGAACCGCTTATGGATTGGGATGATGGTGTTGAGAAGAAAGTACAACTCGACAGTCTTCCGCCCTCTTTCTCAACACCACGTAAGGCGTTAGAGGTTTCAGAAAACAGACGAGATCAGAAGGAAAGTGGTTCTTTAAATGAGCAATCGATTTATTCACTATTGGCACAGATTGTAGAGAGTGAAAGTGGATTGCATGTTATGACCAGTGGTCCGACACCCGCATTCCCCAGTGAAATTCTCTCATCAGAACGTTGGAAAGAGATGCTCACAGAGCTATCTCGCCGCTATGATCGTATTATCATTGATGCGCCGCCATCCTTAATTGTGACCGATGCTCAAATCTTGGGTAAACAGTCGGATGCTGTGGTATTTGTTGTCAAAGCAAGCCGGGCCAATAAAGGTACGGTGCTCAATGCCATTAAACGGTTGCAGCACAGCCAGATTAACGTGGTGGGTTGTGTCTTTAACTCTGTGGATATGAAGCGACTCTCCTACTATGGCAGCTCCTATCGCTATGGGTACGGGTACGGGTATGGGTATGGCTATGGGTACGGTTATGGTACCCGTAATAGTTATACCGCTTATGGTTATGGGGATGATAAAGGGCGCTAG